The Lolium perenne isolate Kyuss_39 chromosome 6, Kyuss_2.0, whole genome shotgun sequence genome segment ACAAAGCACAATTTGCAAACTCATCAAATATATAAGCGAGTGCAGCGAATCAGCCATATATGCAACATCTCTTTCATGGAGCAAAGCAAGTGCAAAGGCAAAGCTTACCTGTCGTCTCCTCCCTGGCGGCGTACAAGTCATGATGCTCTAGCGCCTCATCCACCAGAAATGGCCCATCTCAAACAATCCAGAGAGCGCACCACCTGTATGCAATGCCAACATTTCCAGATGAGTGCCACCAATTGATTAATCTTATCAGATACATCAATATATACAAACTCTCATAGCAATACAAAAAAATTGTACGAGCACCTGGAATTGAGGGGTTCTTCTTGGCTTGAGATGAGCAAGAAAAAATCTTTGCCTTTTTGGGTCTAGACTCAGAGAGGACCATAGATGGGTAGCTTACCATGGCGTCCGAGCTTGACACAGGCATATTGAAGCCATGGAGGAGGGCCTCCATCTCTAGTGCCTTGACAGCTGCGGCTGCTTGGGAATCTTGCCATTTTCTTCATGGCGGCCAGCCAGCCGGCTGCACTACTAGCACCACGATCTGCTGCCCGCGGTAACattggaggtggaggaggtgctCCATGGCCTAATGCTAAAGAAATGAGCAGAACATTAGATACATGACAATAACCTGGAACAGAGTATAAAAGGAACTAAAATCCTTAAGGAATCAGGCCTCTAGTAACCCTGAAATTATGAGCCAATGTTAGAATAATTTAGATGCAAACTTCACTAGAAATGCTTAAATCTAATATGACAACTTTGCATGTCTGCAAGTGACATTTCACGCAAAATTTTCATTCATCATCAATATACATTTCCGTTAATCGCCTATGTACTAACCAACTGAGAATCCAGCTTCTTGCTATAAGGGAATTGCACTTCATCGATACAAATAAATGGAAATGATTAGTCAAACTTAAGGTTACCAAAGCCAATCACGATACAACAGCTACACACAAGCTATATTTGCAAGTATTTTGTCCAAATCAGCTACAACTTTCTGTGCACCAAATATTGTGTTACACACAACACCAAAAAAGCACAAAGTTATCATAAAAGATAGCAGGATGCACCTTACTATGAGTCATCGTAGTTGTTCTTATCCCCAGAGCCCTCCAAGTGGAGCAAGTCATCGTTCCTGAacctgccgccgccaccgccgcctagGGTTGCAAGAAGTGAGAAGTCTGGGAGTGTAATGGTTTAAGGTCACACAAGTGCTCTATTTGGGGCCTCCATATAAAATGTAATATCTAGCAGGATGAACTTTAAAACGCCGGTAGAAAAAAGAATCAAACTGCTATCACAATTTAACTGTAATGTAAAGCAACATCATTGGTCTTAACTTTGTAGAGAAGATAACATGTAGGTGCATGATAACTAAGGTAGTAAACAAGGGTAAATTAGAAGATCCCCTGCATACTGAAAGGAAAGACAGATCAAACCATATTGAACAATCTCTTAAATCTCACAAAGATTAAGTCTAGATACAGCCGAATCCCAAAGCGCTTGAACCCAAAATTTACAAAATTTCTCAAGTACGAAAATCAACATTGTAGCAAACCTACTGGACAACTTCAGTTTGAACAAGTTTGAACAATCCACCAAAAAGTTCAGCAGAGACACCCTGGACAAAACTACAGCCAAAGTCTAAAGAGACTTCTGAAGTACAAAAATATAAAATGTAGCAAAACTGCTGGACAACTTCTATTTGACCAATCCACCGGACAATTCAGCAGTAAGATACCCTAGATGGAGTGATGGCACATTTGTGTGAACAAAACTACTTCAATTTTTTGTCATAATCTGTACAAAATATGCATCAGAGATCACAAAGCATATGACTAGAGAAAAGCAGGGGACAACCCAGTTCTGGATCACATCTCAAACAAGTGCTACCCTGGAGTAAATGAATGGCAGATAGGCATATGAATGAGGAGCATCAAATAATATAGACCATGCAAAGGCAAACAATGTGGTCATATAGGCACGACCTTCCATTCTCACTTCTGACAAAATTAAATAGTTCAGGAGATAGAACTTGGGCAAGAATTATGTGTTGAAGGGTCAAGAATAAAATAAAGTCTTATTAGAATTACAAATGGCACACAGTAAGTTAATTTGTCTTCAAGTGTGAATGATTATCCTTTGATAGGTACATACTCAACTTGAATTTCGTGCCATATTGTTCAGCTGGTGATTTTATTTTTGTCAATAGAGGTGATGCTGCTGAAACAGTTAGAAAATTTCTATGTTTTTGTCAACATGCATTACCAAAGTATTATAGAGATTGCTCCCTACGCTTTACCAAAATTGTGATAAATGCTAACTCACTTCTCTTATGCGACATAGAATGTTATATTTAAATCCCAAATATTGTTCAATCAGATATACTAACTTGTACTCTAATGCTGTGTTTGGTTGCAAGGAATTGGACTCTGAATTGGGGAATCTAGAATTGAGGGCCCAATTCTGCTGTTTGGATGTGCTAGGTATTGATGTGTGGAATTGTTGCCCAATTCTAAGGAGAGGCCCGCACGGGGCAACTTAACCCGTAGCCCAATTCAGAGCTCCCGACCTCTGTATTGCCTCTGAATCGAGCGACGGGCTCGCTCAATCTCCCGAAAAAGTACGAGGCCGTCATCCTCCCGTCGCCTTCGTTCGCATCGCCGGCCGCCAGGTACAtcgccgcccctctctccctccgtcCCCTCTCCGGCCGACCTCCTCCGCCCTCCTccgcccctcccctccctctcccccttgGTCCCCTTCCCCCACTGTTGCCCACTGCGACCCGAGCCCTAGGTCCGCCGGTGGTAGAGAGGCGACGGGCGGCGGACGCGCGGCGGCGTCCCCTCTCACGGACGAGTGGCGGCCTCCCCTCGCGCGGACGAGCGCCGACCTCCCCTCGCGCGGACGCGCGCCGGCCTTCCCTGGTGTGGACGAGCGCCGGCCTTCCCTGGCGCGGACGAGCGCCGGTGTCCCCTGGCGGCCTCCCCTGCGTGGACGAGCGAGAGCCTGCCTTGTGCAGACGCGCTCATGCCTGTTCTGTACTTAGCTGTTTACTGTCTTTCACCGAAAGAAAGCTGTATCAAGGGATCTCAGTGCATGATTCAGAGCTAATCTAAGCCATTCAGGTGCTATCATGATTGATGAATTTAGGTGTCTCGGTCTACTATTATTTTCAGCTGGCTTAGGTGCCCACAAACGAATCATTGTGTCGAGTCTATTgacaacaattttattttcagctGGCTTAGGTGCCCACAAACTATTTGTAAGACAGAATGTATCCACTttctactatttgtaagcataattGTCCACTTTCTGCTATTTGTGCTATATTCATTCATATTACATATGTTATATTGTTCAAAGTAAAAAATACTCTCAATTTCACACATGTGACATCCAAACAGGATTTGGTATTCCATTGAAATCTGAATTCTGTAGCTGAATACCACGCGCATCCAAACACTCTTTGTGGTATTCCATTGAATTGGTTGATTTGATTTTCCATTGCCAATTCAATTCAGAGCTCAATTCATTGCAACCAAACACAACATAATAACTCAAATTTTGACGAGACATCAGAAAGTTTTTATCTTTTCCCCTAAATGAAACTCAAAGAGAAGAATCCATCCATCGTCCCTAAAAAGAAGAAGCACCAAATAAATCCTAAGAACAACATCGTCCAAAAGTGATACGAGCAGACAATCATGAATAGAAAATAGAGTCATGCGAACACAGTCCGTGAAGTGCATCGACTACCTCTGTGCAAAAAAGGATGTGgcaagtttgtctaaatttaggtgtatctagacactctttagtgtatagatacatccgaattcaGACAAATCTCCAACATCATTtcatggatggagggagtattaaacTAACATAGGCTACATCAAAATCTCCAAGTTTCTATCCTCTATTTCAGGAAGAACTTTCAATTTCCTTGTGGACCAGGATTTTGGAAGATTCATAATGATAATAAGTGCAGAAATAAAATTTAATGTGGAATGTGAGAAGTACCCAAGAACATTACCGCAGTTGATCATATGCCAACACAACTTGTTTCACCAATTTCCCTTTCGTTCCCTTTTTTCAAAATCGCAATAAAATATAGGTTTCAGTGTTACTGCCAGTCAACAAAACTAGAATCTGTTCCCACAAGGTAACTATAGATATAGTTGAATGAATGAAGGCGACCACACATCTATGAGACTATGACACAAAGGAAATATTGATTTCAATATGGTGAGTCGATAAAAAAGAAGTCATCCGCAAGTAGGAATCCAAACGTTCCAAAAAGCAAAatccatagaaaacaaaaatggcATTTCAAAACAACCATCTACAAGAGACGACAATCGGTCTAGTAACTAGATCTCTTGCATTCAAGCCGAAAACACAATCCAAACAGGAGTAACAAAAACAACCACTGAAAGCATCATCCACGAAAACCACGAGAATTCATTCAACCATTTAAAAAAAATAACCATCACCATCAACCACATCTAATCCCGATGACAACAtcataacatcattttttgtttcgATTCATTTTGCCACATCTCTACTAAACGGTCCCTTGTATGCTCAACACAGTTTCTTTTTTTGTCAGGGTAGAGACAAAACAGGATAAGCTCATAGCGATGCAATATGATAGCGCCTTTTGCCCATGCAACACAGCGGTCAAGTGGGCTTGTGCTCCTGTCACACTTCATGAGATCACAGCGACACACCATCATCGGCAATAAATAGTTATAGTCGAGAGAAAAAGAAGTTTTACCTGCCAGCGGCACACATGTCACGAGTTCTACTTGCGCCTGGGAGAAGGAGAGTTGCTTCTCTCGCTACCGCTGGATGCGACGATGCATCCCTTGTAGATCCTGGGTTTGCAAATAGAACACAATTATGTTCACAGCAAAATAAAATTACCAACTCGTAAATTCCAAATCTAGAAGTTGCCTGACTTTAGACCGATGGCCTTTTCTAAGCAGCACCATGGAAGATAACAGAAACAAAACTTTAGACACATGTACTACATATCAATAAACGCATTCTACACGTAAGTAAAAACACATGTGATTGTTTTACTCTTATGGCATTGCACATCAAATGCTTATCATGCAGTTCAATCCGGATCATATTATTACTAATAACAAAAGGTTTTCTCAACAGCCATAGCAGCCATAATAAAGCAATTGCAGCCGAGCAGATTATTAGAGCACATTCTGGCAACTCAAACATATATGTGCATTGCTAGAGCGCATTCTCACAATTCCATACAGGGTGGGTTAAATTACAAGCTCAATCATGTTCATAATGACAAAACCAAATCATCCATAAAAATGAAGAAACCCCTGGTCATGCACACcatattattaacaataacaatgAAATTGCACCCATAAAGCAAGCGGGGGACCCCATTGAGTTGGAAAATTGTACCATCTTGAAGTGCCACCATGTCCTCAGGGTCACCAAAGGTTGTCATCAGGTCACGGTCCTgtacaacaaaataaaaaaaaagtcaACTAGTTGTATAAAGGAGGTTTCTCCACTATCAATAGGTTAGAAGGAAGATAAAGAAAGATAGGTAGTGGCCAAGCACTTACATTCAGGATGATATCAGGCATACCACAACCCATGCATCGAGGCATAGCACCACCCATTCCTGCAGGCATATATAGCATAGCACCAATAATTGTTGCAGGCATACCACCGCCCCTTCCTCAAGGCATAGAACCAACCATTGCTGCAGGCATACCACCACCGGACCCCTCCAGCAAATCCAGGCATGCCTCCTGGGAAGCCCCTGCAAGATGCATCTCCATATGATTGGCTTGGCAATTGCTCTTTCTTGGCCTTTTCATAATCAGATTGTTGAAAGAACACCGCATGAATTCAGATCTAACCACGAAAAATGGCAGCCCTAGAAAGCCCTTACCAGGAGTGGGAAGTATGAAAATCACCTGTGACTCTGCACGACAACGAAGCGAGACACGCCAAAATTTATCTTCTTCCATTTACCGCAACATGTCTTAACTCCTGCGATGCTCCACAATCTTTTGTGCATTCGGCTCCACCTGCAAGATCACCGACATCACAATCATATAAGGATCAGTTCACATACATAGAGATTTAGCATAGCTACTGAAGCAGTGCTCCACCTTCTAGGAAAACCGGATTGAAAGTCAGGCATACAACCAGAATGAAATAAACCTGAACAGGCCAAATCAAGAGCTACATCATGTGCATAATAATGCCAATCAGCCATAAAAAGAAACTTGGGCATGCATCAAGCACTGAGATAACTATACCAAATGTCAAAAGTT includes the following:
- the LOC139832191 gene encoding uncharacterized protein isoform X1, producing the protein MPATIIGAMLYMPAGMGGAMPRCMGCGMPDIILNDRDLMTTFGDPEDMVALQDGSTRDASSHPAVAREATLLLPGASRTRDMCAAGRLLTSCNPRRRWRRQVQER
- the LOC139832191 gene encoding uncharacterized protein isoform X2; its protein translation is MPATIIGAMLYMPAGMGGAMPRCMGCGMPDIILNDRDLMTTFGDPEDMVALQDGSTRDASSHPAVAREATLLLPGASRTRDMCAAGRRRWRRQVQER